In one window of uncultured Acetobacteroides sp. DNA:
- a CDS encoding proton-conducting transporter membrane subunit, with translation MLYFFIISVALVGLMLSIRKPMVSKVLSGLFVANLVALLIRAYASKGQSELTYFTFDGTATIMLTLLVVVAIPAYIHSFYYLIHESDRGIPLYISGLTGLLTSLVGVYLSNNLIVLWVFMEATTLTVSVLIYHHRSTHALEATWKYVFVSSIGIALAYMGILFLGTIVSHSGDIPLSYKSLEVLAVSANPAYLRIAFLFVLVGFSTKMELFPMHTVGIDANTIAPPPISAVMSTLMVNSGFVAIYRLLNILDGTVVGQWACNVLILSGILSVVIAATYLLKSNNLKRLLAYSTLENMGLVAIALGIGGVARYAAFVHIIAHTFLKSALFFQVRQVRNTFDTYEISKMGGYIKHYSAGALVLMLGTLGIVAFPPSGLFVSELAIFKTMLVQQCWGLFIVLVLVLLFCVYAIVQKLLSILYAKESVKPTGFKLSIRLTVVQYALVGLAFYVFFFKDGFVMNLINEAIK, from the coding sequence ATGCTGTACTTTTTTATCATATCTGTTGCTTTAGTGGGGCTGATGCTCTCTATTCGGAAACCTATGGTTAGCAAGGTGCTTTCCGGTTTGTTTGTTGCCAACCTTGTTGCGCTGTTGATTCGTGCCTATGCAAGCAAAGGACAATCGGAACTAACCTACTTTACCTTCGATGGTACTGCTACTATAATGCTCACGCTGCTGGTTGTGGTTGCCATTCCTGCCTACATCCACAGCTTTTACTACCTGATACACGAGTCCGACAGGGGAATTCCTCTTTACATCTCGGGGCTCACTGGTTTGCTTACCTCGCTTGTAGGTGTCTACCTATCGAATAACCTTATTGTGCTATGGGTTTTTATGGAGGCCACCACGCTTACCGTGTCGGTGCTCATCTACCATCACCGAAGCACGCATGCGCTAGAGGCTACCTGGAAGTACGTATTTGTTAGTTCCATTGGTATTGCGCTTGCCTATATGGGTATACTCTTTCTGGGAACCATTGTATCCCATTCTGGGGATATTCCTCTTTCGTATAAGAGCCTTGAGGTGCTTGCCGTAAGCGCCAATCCGGCCTATCTGCGTATTGCATTCCTATTTGTGCTGGTTGGCTTTAGTACCAAGATGGAGCTCTTCCCCATGCATACCGTTGGCATAGATGCCAACACCATTGCTCCTCCACCAATTTCGGCTGTAATGTCTACCTTGATGGTGAATAGCGGCTTTGTGGCTATCTACAGGCTGCTTAACATCCTCGATGGAACCGTGGTTGGGCAGTGGGCATGTAACGTGCTTATTCTTTCGGGTATCCTGTCGGTGGTAATTGCGGCAACCTACCTGCTTAAGTCAAATAATCTAAAGCGCCTGCTGGCCTACTCAACCCTCGAGAATATGGGGTTGGTTGCCATTGCTCTTGGCATTGGAGGCGTTGCCCGCTATGCAGCCTTTGTTCATATCATTGCCCATACGTTCCTAAAGTCAGCGCTCTTTTTTCAAGTTCGGCAGGTGCGCAACACCTTCGATACCTACGAAATTTCGAAGATGGGCGGCTACATTAAGCACTACTCGGCAGGGGCGCTGGTGTTAATGCTCGGTACGCTGGGTATTGTAGCTTTTCCTCCGTCGGGTTTATTCGTTTCGGAGCTGGCAATCTTTAAAACCATGCTAGTGCAGCAGTGCTGGGGGCTTTTCATTGTCCTTGTGCTGGTGCTGCTATTCTGCGTTTACGCCATCGTACAAAAGCTGCTATCCATCCTTTATGCAAAGGAATCGGTTAAGCCTACCGGCTTTAAGCTCTCCATCCGACTTACGGTAGTTCAGTACGCCCTCGTTGGATTGGCGTTTTACGTCTTCTTTTTTAAAGATGGATTTGTGATGAACCTTATTAACGAAGCAATAAAGTAG
- a CDS encoding NADH-quinone oxidoreductase subunit H: protein MIGYLLIIVAAFFFPGIIARTKSLASGRKGSRIVQPVRDIVKLLRKGSVYSTTTSAIFRIAPTVGLACVLTSMLVIPFAGGSALISFSGDFVFFAYLLALGRFLMIIAALDTGSSFEGMGANRETLYALLVEPALFVMMGVLAMMTGYTSFTEIFRAFNTVGDYSLLLGALFAYLVILIAMVENSRLPVDDPKTHLELTMVHEVMILDNSGFDLGLIHLTSSLKFGVYSMLMANMLIPPTWKVGYQFLYFGVITVGFAILVGFLESFRARNKMAKNPQYLLTLTAIGLLGLIVALILMQKIA from the coding sequence ATGATAGGATATCTACTCATTATAGTTGCAGCATTCTTCTTCCCGGGTATTATTGCTCGAACCAAAAGCTTAGCCTCGGGGCGTAAGGGATCACGTATTGTTCAGCCTGTACGCGATATCGTGAAACTACTTCGTAAGGGTAGCGTTTACAGCACTACCACAAGTGCAATCTTTCGTATTGCGCCAACCGTTGGTCTTGCCTGCGTGCTTACCTCAATGCTTGTTATCCCATTTGCGGGTGGCAGCGCGCTGATTTCGTTTAGCGGCGATTTTGTCTTCTTTGCCTACCTGCTTGCGCTGGGGCGCTTCCTTATGATTATTGCAGCGCTCGATACGGGCAGCAGCTTCGAGGGAATGGGGGCCAACCGCGAGACACTCTACGCTCTACTCGTTGAACCTGCTCTCTTCGTAATGATGGGGGTTTTGGCAATGATGACGGGCTACACCTCCTTTACCGAAATCTTTAGGGCATTTAATACCGTAGGCGACTACTCTTTGTTGCTTGGTGCTCTTTTTGCCTACCTCGTAATTCTTATTGCCATGGTGGAGAATAGCCGTCTTCCTGTCGATGATCCTAAAACGCACTTGGAGCTTACCATGGTGCACGAGGTAATGATCCTCGACAACTCGGGCTTCGACCTCGGTTTGATCCACCTTACCTCATCGCTCAAGTTTGGCGTTTACTCCATGCTAATGGCCAACATGCTTATTCCTCCAACATGGAAGGTCGGCTATCAGTTTCTTTACTTTGGGGTAATTACGGTTGGGTTTGCTATTCTAGTAGGATTTCTCGAATCGTTTAGGGCACGTAACAAGATGGCTAAAAACCCTCAATACCTGCTTACGCTTACGGCCATTGGTCTGCTAGGCCTAATTGTGGCTCTTATTCTAATGCAAAAAATAGCATAA
- a CDS encoding proton-conducting transporter membrane subunit, translating to MSISFLISAAFLPLISFFLPKGRQFAITISIQLIVAFYTVAIAVSALGFGSTASYLGCLAGGTPISIDPLSFLFVAAINLVCVLSSVYSKGYLAPYLATKNRSELALHGAALVWLQVSMLLVVTLREGFAFLSAWEAMTLASFILVMFEAEKRETFKVGISYLIQMHVGFFLILAGFVVAYAKTGIFGFDALASYFTLNNGIPVFLLFFLGFGLKAGFVPLHTWLPNAHPAAPSHVSGAMSGIMIKMGIYGIIRVLFAMRNQYFEVGMILLLVSLLTGVWGVISAIVQKDLKKVLAYSSIENIGIIGIGLGLGFIGIHIQYPQLSLLAFTGAVLHIVNHSLFKPMLFMGAGSVYTATHTRNMNDLGGLIKKMPHTSFLFIFGAMAICALPPFNGFISELLIYVGMFGSLAGQSLRETIMLITSSMVLALIGGLAVFAFSKAVGIAFLGVPRKPIDHVKEVTGWMLVPQYILLAAIVMIGLFPTVAIKLILPVVAQFPQVTASPELLQPVLHTTSSITWISLAFVGFIAIIFFARKRVQQDVVITEGPTWGCGYSAVNSTQQYTSTSYADSLISISKPLVKVTKDFDPLEKTDFFPHATSFKTGSNDLFEDMVTVRPANKLQKLIRRAAILQTGHVQHYVLYALLFIVAIFVLTYFKMI from the coding sequence ATGAGCATTTCTTTTCTAATTTCAGCTGCGTTTCTGCCTTTAATCAGCTTCTTTCTACCCAAAGGACGGCAGTTTGCCATTACGATTTCTATCCAGCTGATTGTGGCATTTTATACCGTTGCTATAGCGGTAAGCGCACTAGGGTTTGGTTCCACAGCCTCGTATTTGGGGTGTTTGGCTGGTGGTACTCCTATTTCGATAGACCCGTTATCGTTTTTATTTGTTGCTGCCATTAATCTAGTTTGCGTACTTTCTTCGGTTTACTCGAAGGGGTATTTGGCGCCTTATTTGGCAACAAAGAACAGGAGCGAGTTGGCCCTTCATGGTGCTGCGCTTGTTTGGCTGCAGGTTTCCATGCTACTGGTAGTAACCCTTCGCGAAGGGTTTGCCTTCCTGTCCGCCTGGGAAGCCATGACGCTTGCCTCCTTTATACTGGTGATGTTTGAGGCCGAGAAGCGCGAAACGTTTAAGGTTGGTATATCGTACCTTATTCAGATGCACGTAGGCTTTTTTCTTATCCTTGCCGGATTTGTTGTTGCCTATGCAAAAACTGGAATTTTTGGTTTTGATGCGCTAGCGTCCTACTTCACCTTAAATAATGGGATTCCCGTATTTCTGCTCTTCTTCTTAGGATTCGGGCTGAAGGCTGGCTTTGTGCCGCTACATACCTGGCTTCCGAATGCACACCCTGCTGCTCCATCGCACGTATCGGGTGCCATGTCGGGCATCATGATTAAGATGGGCATCTACGGAATAATCCGAGTGCTATTTGCCATGCGCAACCAGTACTTCGAGGTGGGCATGATTTTGCTGCTAGTTTCTCTTCTTACTGGTGTTTGGGGGGTAATTAGCGCCATCGTACAAAAGGATCTGAAGAAGGTTCTTGCCTATAGTAGCATCGAGAACATCGGCATTATTGGTATTGGACTTGGTTTAGGTTTTATTGGAATTCATATTCAGTATCCGCAGCTGTCGCTGCTGGCCTTTACCGGTGCCGTGCTGCATATCGTAAACCATTCGCTATTCAAGCCCATGCTGTTTATGGGGGCAGGCTCGGTGTACACGGCAACGCATACCCGCAACATGAACGATTTGGGTGGACTTATTAAAAAGATGCCGCATACATCATTCCTCTTTATTTTTGGAGCAATGGCTATCTGTGCGCTTCCTCCATTCAACGGATTTATTTCGGAGCTCCTTATATATGTAGGGATGTTCGGCAGCTTAGCAGGGCAGTCGCTTCGCGAAACCATTATGCTTATTACCTCATCGATGGTGCTAGCGCTTATTGGAGGATTGGCTGTTTTTGCCTTCTCTAAGGCGGTGGGAATTGCGTTCCTAGGCGTTCCTCGTAAGCCAATCGACCACGTTAAGGAGGTAACCGGTTGGATGCTTGTTCCTCAGTATATCCTTCTTGCTGCGATAGTGATGATAGGTTTATTTCCAACGGTTGCCATTAAGCTTATTCTTCCTGTTGTTGCTCAGTTTCCTCAGGTAACTGCATCTCCAGAACTTTTACAGCCTGTGCTGCATACAACCAGCAGCATTACCTGGATATCGTTGGCGTTTGTAGGATTTATTGCAATTATATTTTTTGCTAGAAAAAGGGTGCAGCAGGATGTGGTCATTACCGAAGGGCCTACCTGGGGATGTGGCTATTCCGCCGTTAACTCTACTCAGCAGTACACCTCTACCTCGTATGCTGATAGCTTGATATCTATATCTAAACCGTTGGTAAAGGTTACTAAAGATTTTGATCCGCTCGAAAAGACCGATTTCTTTCCTCATGCAACCAGCTTTAAGACGGGGAGCAACGACCTCTTTGAGGATATGGTTACGGTTCGTCCCGCCAATAAGCTTCAGAAGCTTATCCGAAGGGCTGCCATTCTGCAAACGGGGCATGTGCAGCATTACGTGCTTTATGCGCTGCTGTTTATAGTGGCCATTTTTGTGCTAACCTACTTTAAGATGATTTAG
- a CDS encoding sodium-translocating pyrophosphatase → MKKITLLSMASLLLPLLSSASEADLKIPDLSAGQNTLLGWGFVVCLLGLAFGFYQFLKVKKAQAHKSMLDVSNVIFETCKTYLIQQGKFLVWLFLIIATCVTFYFGYLQEKGVGGVALILAWTVIGILGSYGVAWFGIRMNTLANSRMAFASLERKPLKLLHIPLNAGMSIGVVLICIELIMMLIILTLMPRELAGACFIGFAIGESLGASALRIAGGIFTKIADIGSDLMKVVFKIGEDDPRNPGVIADCTGDNAGDSVGPTADGFETYGVTGVALISFIVLAVGFVPGIDESTKLALQATLLTWIFGMRILMIVTSVSAFGINNLLSKSLYSDTDDLDFEKPLTNLVWITSILSIIATFAASYFLIGPASIVDAQCHNAWIILSIIISCGTLGGAIIPEFTKIFTSPKSAHVQEVVKAGREGGASLVILSGFVAGNFSAFWKGMVFIGLMFIAYYASTFGLDQFMIYSSIFAFGLVAFGLLGMGPVTIAVDSYGPVTDNAQSVYELSLIEDLPNIDKEIEKDFGFKPDFEKAKYYLEANDGAGNTFKATAKPVLIGTAVVGATTMIFSLILVIKNVLGVEPDAILNLLNPWTILGLMAGGAVIYWFTAASTQAVSTGAYRAVEYIKRHINLDPNAEKKASIETSKEVVKICTQYAQNGMWNIFPAVFLFALAFAFISGREIVGADPKVAFAAASFFVSYLIGIAIFGLYQAIFMANAGGSWDNAKKVVEVDLKQKGTPLHDATVVGDTVGDPFKDTSSVAINPIIKFTTLFGLLAMEIAISAEFRSVAPYVGIVMFIGALYFVWRSFYKMRIESSSDEDKQEASGNTSAKSSQNATVL, encoded by the coding sequence ATGAAAAAAATAACCTTACTCAGCATGGCTTCGTTGCTACTTCCATTGCTATCGTCAGCAAGCGAAGCCGATCTTAAAATTCCTGACCTGTCCGCCGGACAGAACACCCTACTTGGCTGGGGTTTTGTTGTTTGCCTTTTGGGCTTAGCCTTTGGCTTCTACCAATTCTTGAAGGTAAAGAAGGCCCAAGCGCACAAGTCGATGCTCGATGTTTCGAACGTAATCTTCGAAACCTGTAAAACCTACCTCATCCAGCAGGGAAAATTCCTCGTTTGGCTGTTTCTGATCATCGCTACGTGCGTTACCTTTTACTTTGGGTACCTTCAGGAAAAAGGGGTTGGCGGTGTTGCGCTAATCTTGGCATGGACCGTTATCGGTATCCTTGGGTCGTATGGCGTTGCCTGGTTTGGCATCAGAATGAATACCCTTGCCAACAGCCGTATGGCCTTTGCCTCGCTGGAGCGTAAGCCGCTTAAGCTGCTTCATATTCCGCTAAATGCAGGAATGAGCATCGGGGTGGTTCTTATCTGCATTGAGCTTATCATGATGCTTATCATCCTTACACTGATGCCTCGCGAGCTGGCTGGCGCCTGCTTCATCGGTTTTGCTATCGGTGAGTCGCTAGGTGCTTCGGCGCTTCGTATTGCCGGTGGTATCTTCACCAAGATTGCCGATATCGGTTCGGACCTGATGAAGGTGGTATTCAAAATTGGCGAGGATGACCCTCGTAACCCTGGCGTAATCGCCGACTGTACGGGCGATAACGCTGGCGACAGCGTTGGACCTACCGCCGACGGTTTCGAAACCTACGGCGTTACCGGCGTTGCGCTGATCTCGTTTATCGTTCTTGCAGTAGGCTTTGTTCCTGGAATCGACGAAAGCACCAAGCTTGCACTTCAGGCAACCCTGCTAACCTGGATTTTTGGCATGCGCATCCTGATGATCGTTACATCAGTATCGGCATTCGGGATTAACAACCTGCTCAGCAAGTCGCTCTACAGTGATACGGACGATCTCGACTTCGAGAAGCCGCTTACCAACCTGGTTTGGATTACCTCCATCCTATCCATCATCGCAACATTTGCGGCCAGCTACTTCCTTATCGGTCCAGCATCGATTGTGGATGCGCAGTGCCACAATGCTTGGATTATCCTATCGATCATCATCAGCTGCGGAACCCTTGGCGGCGCCATCATCCCCGAATTCACCAAAATCTTTACCAGCCCTAAATCGGCACACGTACAAGAGGTGGTGAAGGCCGGTAGAGAAGGCGGCGCGTCGCTGGTTATCCTTTCGGGATTTGTTGCCGGTAACTTCTCGGCATTCTGGAAGGGAATGGTATTTATCGGCTTGATGTTTATCGCCTACTACGCTAGCACCTTCGGGCTCGATCAGTTTATGATCTACTCCTCGATTTTTGCATTTGGCCTGGTGGCCTTCGGTCTTTTGGGCATGGGGCCTGTTACCATTGCGGTTGACAGCTACGGGCCGGTAACCGACAACGCTCAATCGGTGTACGAGCTATCGCTCATCGAGGATCTGCCTAATATCGACAAGGAAATCGAGAAGGACTTCGGCTTTAAGCCCGACTTCGAAAAGGCCAAGTACTACCTAGAGGCTAACGACGGTGCCGGAAATACCTTTAAGGCTACCGCTAAGCCAGTGCTTATTGGTACGGCTGTGGTAGGTGCAACCACCATGATCTTCTCGTTGATCCTGGTTATTAAGAACGTGCTTGGCGTAGAGCCAGACGCTATTCTTAACCTGCTTAACCCTTGGACCATCCTAGGGCTGATGGCCGGCGGTGCCGTGATCTACTGGTTTACGGCCGCATCGACCCAAGCGGTTAGCACCGGCGCCTACCGTGCCGTTGAGTACATCAAGCGCCACATCAACCTCGACCCTAACGCCGAGAAGAAGGCATCCATCGAAACCTCGAAAGAGGTGGTGAAGATTTGCACCCAGTACGCCCAAAACGGGATGTGGAACATCTTCCCTGCCGTATTCCTGTTTGCCCTGGCATTCGCATTCATCTCGGGCAGAGAGATTGTTGGTGCCGATCCGAAGGTGGCCTTTGCAGCGGCATCGTTCTTTGTGAGCTACCTGATTGGTATCGCCATCTTCGGCCTATACCAGGCCATCTTCATGGCCAACGCCGGCGGCAGCTGGGACAACGCCAAGAAGGTGGTTGAGGTTGACCTCAAGCAAAAAGGAACCCCTCTACACGACGCTACCGTTGTGGGCGACACCGTGGGCGACCCATTTAAGGATACCTCGTCGGTGGCCATCAACCCCATCATCAAGTTTACCACCCTGTTCGGATTGCTGGCCATGGAGATTGCCATTAGCGCCGAGTTTAGGTCGGTAGCTCCATACGTGGGGATCGTCATGTTTATCGGCGCCCTGTACTTCGTTTGGCGCTCGTTCTACAAGATGAGAATCGAGAGCTCGTCGGACGAGGATAAGCAGGAGGCCTCGGGCAATACCTCCGCGAAGAGCAGCCAAAATGCTACGGTGCTCTAA
- a CDS encoding FAD-binding and (Fe-S)-binding domain-containing protein yields METIDAAHRAFVQKISAKVKRRNITTKAIERLAWGTDASFYRQIPQVVVFPETPDEVSFILECAAALSIPVTFRAAGTSLSGQSITNSVLVVAGKKWEKYSVASDASAITMQCGLVGQRVNEILAPLGRKFSPDPASLKSAMVGGVIMNNASGMNCGTHANSDKVIRSVRIIMPDGFRLDTADEESRKEFNNRYPSFCSSLLALRKLILDDPKLHEWIRYKYSIKNVTGLNILPLITYSDPFNIIAHLMVGSEGTLAFLEEATVVTEEVAPFRASAMVYFDGIREACLAIQRLKKEPVIGAELLDRLALRSVEDKPGMPEHLKTLPESATAVLFETKAESQHELAENVALIKGIIESYKILMPVDFLDNEREYSKLWAIRSGIFPSVGAMRKVGTSCLIEDVAFHIENLPEATVELQGLIAKHGYADGVIYGHALEGNYHFIINQSFDSQSEIDRYEALMGDVIRLVVDKYKGSLKAEHGTGRNMAPFVEYEWGGEAFAIMKRIKALFDPKGILNPGVIFNDDPHCHIKNLKPLPLTNPHVDRCIECGFCEVNCLTCGLTLSSRQRIVVQREISRLERTGENAALLADLRKGYAYLGDATCAGDGLCATSCPMGINTGHLTHDVRQANIPQGGFAWKVGDFAAIHFEGIKQALRPVLAAANAAHTVMGSSALGAVTSTLHKAAGIPLWTPSMPKSNKVRPAVQKPSALKVVYFPSCINQTMGTAKGDPSQTPLPTKMVSLLNKAGYEVIFPENMEALCCGTIWESKGMPDIADRKTKELEDSLWKASNNGEYPVLCDQSPCLYRMRACIKSMRLYEPAEFIETFLVDKLRFTPVDEPVALHITCSTTKMQLRDTIIGLAKRCSTRVMVPEEVGCCGFAGDKGFTNPEVNAYALRKLRPQLERANVKQGFSNSRTCEIGLTTNGKVPYMSIVYLVDRVTELIQE; encoded by the coding sequence ATGGAAACCATTGATGCAGCCCACAGGGCTTTTGTTCAGAAGATATCGGCGAAGGTAAAGCGCCGAAATATTACCACTAAGGCTATTGAACGGCTTGCCTGGGGAACGGATGCAAGCTTCTACCGTCAGATTCCTCAGGTGGTCGTTTTTCCAGAAACTCCCGACGAAGTTTCTTTCATCTTGGAGTGTGCTGCGGCGCTTAGCATCCCAGTTACGTTTAGGGCTGCCGGTACCAGCCTCTCGGGGCAAAGTATAACCAATTCTGTTCTTGTTGTTGCGGGTAAAAAGTGGGAAAAGTATTCGGTTGCCTCCGATGCCTCTGCCATTACCATGCAGTGCGGATTGGTGGGGCAGCGGGTAAACGAGATTCTTGCTCCGCTGGGCCGTAAGTTTTCGCCCGATCCTGCCTCGCTCAAGTCGGCCATGGTGGGCGGGGTGATTATGAACAACGCCTCGGGGATGAACTGCGGTACGCATGCCAACAGCGATAAGGTTATCCGCTCGGTTCGTATCATCATGCCCGATGGGTTTAGATTGGATACGGCCGACGAGGAGTCGCGCAAGGAGTTTAATAACCGCTACCCAAGCTTTTGCAGCAGCTTGCTGGCGCTTCGGAAGCTGATACTCGACGACCCAAAGCTCCACGAGTGGATTCGCTACAAGTACTCCATTAAAAATGTTACCGGGCTGAATATTCTTCCGCTGATTACGTATAGCGATCCGTTCAACATCATCGCCCACCTGATGGTGGGATCGGAGGGGACGCTGGCGTTTTTGGAGGAGGCTACGGTGGTTACCGAGGAGGTGGCACCATTCCGGGCCAGCGCCATGGTGTACTTCGACGGTATACGGGAGGCCTGCTTAGCCATTCAGCGCCTAAAGAAGGAGCCTGTTATTGGTGCCGAGCTGCTGGATAGGCTGGCGTTACGGTCGGTGGAGGATAAACCCGGCATGCCGGAACACCTTAAGACGCTACCTGAATCGGCAACGGCCGTGCTGTTTGAGACGAAGGCAGAGTCGCAGCACGAGCTGGCGGAAAATGTTGCCCTGATTAAGGGCATCATCGAAAGCTATAAGATTTTGATGCCCGTCGACTTCCTGGACAACGAGCGGGAGTACAGCAAGCTTTGGGCTATCCGTTCGGGTATCTTCCCTTCGGTTGGCGCCATGCGAAAGGTTGGCACGTCGTGCCTCATCGAGGATGTGGCCTTCCATATCGAGAATCTGCCGGAGGCAACGGTGGAGCTGCAGGGCCTCATCGCCAAGCATGGGTATGCCGATGGCGTAATATACGGGCATGCGCTGGAGGGTAACTACCACTTCATCATCAACCAAAGCTTCGACAGCCAAAGCGAGATAGACCGCTACGAGGCGCTGATGGGCGATGTTATCCGCCTGGTGGTGGATAAGTACAAGGGATCGCTGAAGGCCGAGCACGGCACGGGCCGCAACATGGCTCCGTTTGTGGAGTACGAGTGGGGCGGCGAGGCGTTCGCCATCATGAAGCGCATCAAGGCGCTCTTCGATCCCAAGGGAATCCTCAATCCGGGCGTTATCTTTAACGACGATCCCCATTGCCATATAAAGAACCTCAAGCCGCTTCCGCTCACCAATCCGCATGTGGATAGGTGCATCGAGTGCGGGTTCTGCGAGGTGAACTGCCTAACCTGCGGACTGACGCTCTCGTCGCGCCAGCGCATTGTGGTGCAGCGCGAGATTTCGAGGCTGGAGCGTACGGGCGAGAATGCGGCGCTGCTGGCCGACCTGCGCAAGGGATACGCCTACTTGGGCGATGCCACCTGCGCCGGCGATGGCCTCTGCGCCACCAGCTGCCCGATGGGCATCAACACGGGGCACCTTACCCACGATGTGCGCCAGGCCAACATCCCACAGGGCGGCTTTGCCTGGAAGGTGGGCGACTTCGCGGCCATCCACTTCGAGGGTATCAAGCAGGCGTTGCGCCCGGTGCTTGCCGCTGCCAATGCGGCGCATACGGTTATGGGATCGTCGGCGCTGGGGGCGGTAACCAGCACGCTGCATAAGGCTGCGGGCATTCCGCTTTGGACGCCTTCGATGCCCAAGAGCAACAAGGTAAGGCCTGCGGTGCAGAAGCCTAGCGCGCTAAAGGTGGTGTACTTCCCCAGCTGCATCAACCAAACCATGGGAACGGCTAAGGGCGACCCCAGCCAAACGCCGCTGCCCACCAAGATGGTGAGCCTGCTCAACAAGGCTGGCTACGAGGTGATCTTTCCCGAAAATATGGAGGCGCTATGCTGCGGCACCATCTGGGAGAGCAAGGGGATGCCCGATATTGCCGACCGCAAAACTAAGGAACTGGAGGATTCGCTCTGGAAGGCCAGCAACAACGGCGAGTACCCTGTACTGTGCGACCAAAGCCCCTGCCTATACCGCATGCGGGCCTGCATCAAGTCGATGAGGCTGTACGAGCCCGCCGAATTCATCGAAACCTTCCTGGTGGATAAGTTGCGCTTTACACCCGTCGACGAGCCGGTGGCGCTCCATATCACCTGCTCGACCACCAAGATGCAGCTGCGCGATACCATCATTGGGCTGGCCAAGCGCTGCTCCACCCGGGTGATGGTGCCCGAGGAGGTGGGCTGCTGCGGCTTTGCCGGCGATAAGGGATTCACCAACCCCGAGGTGAACGCCTACGCCTTGCGCAAGCTTCGCCCACAGCTCGAGCGGGCCAACGTTAAGCAGGGCTTCTCCAACAGCCGCACCTGCGAGATTGGGCTAACCACCAACGGAAAGGTTCCCTACATGTCCATCGTTTACCTGGTGGATAGGGTTACCGAGCTCATTCAGGAATAG